A window from Microbacterium ginsengiterrae encodes these proteins:
- a CDS encoding Gfo/Idh/MocA family oxidoreductase, with product MTEKIRVAVVGANGAFGMKHLDGLANIEDAEVTVVAATSQEKADAVAAQYGVPTAVVGLDAVLERDDVDAVILATPTGLHAAQTQAVIAAGKHVQVEIPLADSLADAEATLAAAEAADRVVMVGHTRRFNPSHQLVHRRIVDGEFAVQQMDVQTYFFRRSNTNAKGEPRSWTDHLLWHHAAHTVDLFAYQAGRIVQANAIQGPIHPELGIAMDMSIQLGSESGAICTLSLSFNNEGPFGTFFRYIGDTATYIARYDDLYTGKEEQIDVSDVAVSMNGIELQDREFISAIREGREPNSSIRQVIDCYRVLGQLEEQLA from the coding sequence ATGACCGAGAAGATCCGCGTCGCGGTCGTCGGCGCCAACGGCGCCTTCGGCATGAAGCACCTCGACGGGCTGGCGAACATCGAGGACGCCGAGGTGACCGTCGTCGCCGCCACCTCCCAGGAGAAGGCGGATGCCGTCGCCGCACAGTACGGCGTGCCGACGGCGGTCGTCGGACTCGACGCCGTGCTCGAGCGCGACGACGTGGATGCCGTGATCCTCGCGACACCGACCGGGCTGCACGCCGCGCAGACCCAGGCCGTCATCGCGGCGGGCAAGCACGTGCAGGTCGAGATCCCGCTGGCCGACTCCCTCGCGGACGCCGAGGCGACGCTCGCGGCGGCCGAGGCCGCGGACCGCGTGGTGATGGTGGGGCACACCCGCCGCTTCAACCCCTCCCACCAGCTCGTTCACCGTCGCATCGTCGACGGTGAGTTCGCCGTGCAGCAGATGGACGTGCAGACGTACTTCTTCCGCCGCAGCAACACCAACGCCAAGGGCGAGCCGCGCTCATGGACTGACCACCTGCTGTGGCATCACGCGGCCCACACCGTCGATCTGTTCGCGTACCAGGCGGGCCGGATCGTGCAGGCCAACGCGATCCAGGGCCCGATCCATCCGGAGCTCGGCATCGCGATGGACATGTCGATCCAGCTGGGGAGCGAGTCGGGGGCGATCTGCACGCTGTCGCTGTCCTTCAACAACGAAGGGCCGTTCGGCACGTTCTTCCGCTACATCGGCGACACGGCGACCTACATCGCCCGGTACGACGACCTGTACACGGGCAAGGAGGAGCAGATCGACGTGTCAGACGTGGCCGTCAGCATGAACGGCATCGAACTGCAGGACCGCGAGTTCATCTCCGCGATCCGCGAGGGCCGCGAGCCGAACTCGTCCATCCGTCAGGTCATCGACTGCTACCGCGTCCTCGGCCAGCTGGAGGAGCAACTCGCGTGA
- a CDS encoding amidohydrolase family protein, which produces MIIDIHGHYTTAPAQLGAWRDLQIAFTKAAGDAPDPADLRISDDDIRETIEANQLRLMNDRGSDVTVFSPRASFMAHHIGDLEVSKTWARICNDLVARVSGLFPDRFLMGAMLPQSPGEDPSTTIDELTRAVEELGAVTVNLNPDPSGGTWSAPALTDRSWYPIYEKLVEYEIPAMVHVSTTCRPDVFHTTGDHYLGADTTAFMQLLKGDLFRDFPDLKLVIPHGGGAVPYHWGRFRGLAMALGKPELEEHLLNNVFFDTCVYHQPGIDLLTDVIPTDNILFASEMIGAVRDVDPRTGHYFDDTKRYVDATANLTDTQRQQVFEGNARRVYPRLDRALTARGL; this is translated from the coding sequence TTGATCATCGACATCCACGGCCACTACACGACCGCCCCCGCACAGTTGGGCGCCTGGCGTGACCTGCAGATCGCCTTCACGAAGGCCGCCGGCGACGCCCCAGACCCCGCTGACCTCCGCATCAGCGACGACGACATCCGCGAGACGATCGAGGCCAACCAGCTTCGTCTGATGAATGATCGCGGCAGCGACGTCACCGTGTTCAGCCCCCGCGCCTCGTTCATGGCCCACCACATCGGCGACCTCGAGGTCAGCAAGACGTGGGCGCGTATCTGCAACGACCTCGTCGCACGGGTCAGCGGGCTGTTCCCCGACCGATTCCTCATGGGCGCGATGCTTCCGCAGTCGCCCGGCGAGGACCCGTCGACGACGATCGACGAGCTCACGCGCGCTGTCGAGGAGCTCGGTGCGGTCACCGTGAACCTCAACCCGGATCCGTCGGGCGGGACCTGGTCGGCGCCCGCGCTGACCGATCGCTCCTGGTACCCGATCTACGAGAAGCTCGTCGAGTACGAGATCCCCGCGATGGTGCACGTGAGCACCACCTGCCGCCCCGATGTCTTCCACACCACCGGCGATCACTACCTGGGCGCGGACACGACCGCGTTCATGCAGCTGCTCAAGGGCGACCTGTTCCGCGACTTCCCCGATCTCAAGCTCGTGATCCCGCACGGCGGAGGTGCCGTCCCGTACCACTGGGGCCGCTTCCGCGGACTCGCCATGGCGCTGGGCAAGCCAGAGCTCGAGGAGCACCTGCTGAACAACGTCTTCTTCGACACGTGCGTCTACCACCAGCCGGGCATCGATCTGCTGACCGACGTCATCCCCACCGACAACATCCTGTTCGCCAGCGAGATGATCGGCGCCGTGCGCGACGTCGACCCCCGCACCGGCCACTACTTCGACGACACCAAGCGCTACGTCGACGCCACCGCGAACCTCACCGACACCCAGCGGCAGCAGGTGTTCGAGGGGAACGCCCGCCGCGTCTACCCGCGTCTCGACCGCGCTCTGACCGCCCGCGGTCTGTGA
- a CDS encoding amidohydrolase family protein gives MAHGDTSGDFEKSPGWLDWYDGPTMPTFALPAGAVDAHCHVFGPGAEFPYAPERKYTPCDASAEQLFALRDHLGFDRNVIVQATCHGADNRALVDALRRSDGRARGVATVRRDITDEQLAELHAAGVRGVRFNFVKRLVDRVPTDSLEEIVAKIAPLGWHVVIYFEAEDLPELYDFFSGIPTDVVVDHMGRPDVTKDVDGEEFALFLRFMRENPNVWTKVSCPERLSVTGPRALDGEQHAYTDVVPFARRVVEEFPDRVLWGTDWPHPNLKDHMPDDGLLVDYIPQIATTPELQQKLLVDNPRRLYWAD, from the coding sequence ATGGCACATGGCGACACCTCCGGCGACTTCGAGAAGAGCCCGGGCTGGCTGGACTGGTACGACGGCCCGACGATGCCGACCTTCGCCCTCCCCGCGGGCGCCGTCGACGCGCACTGCCACGTCTTCGGACCGGGGGCGGAATTCCCGTACGCCCCGGAGCGCAAGTACACCCCGTGCGACGCATCGGCCGAGCAGCTCTTCGCCCTGCGCGACCACCTGGGCTTCGACCGCAACGTCATCGTGCAGGCCACGTGCCACGGTGCGGACAACCGCGCACTCGTCGACGCCCTTCGCCGCAGCGATGGGCGTGCGCGTGGCGTCGCCACCGTGCGCCGTGACATCACCGACGAACAGTTGGCCGAACTGCACGCGGCGGGCGTCCGCGGTGTGCGCTTCAACTTCGTCAAGCGCCTCGTCGACCGGGTGCCCACCGACTCCCTCGAGGAGATCGTCGCGAAGATCGCCCCGCTGGGGTGGCACGTGGTGATCTACTTCGAGGCCGAGGACCTTCCGGAACTGTACGACTTCTTCTCCGGCATCCCCACCGACGTCGTCGTCGACCACATGGGTCGCCCTGACGTGACGAAGGACGTCGACGGAGAGGAGTTCGCGCTCTTCCTGCGCTTCATGCGCGAGAACCCCAACGTGTGGACGAAGGTGTCGTGCCCCGAGCGGCTCAGCGTCACCGGTCCGCGCGCGCTCGACGGCGAACAGCACGCCTACACCGACGTGGTGCCGTTCGCCCGACGCGTGGTCGAGGAGTTCCCCGACCGCGTGCTGTGGGGGACCGACTGGCCCCACCCCAACCTCAAGGACCACATGCCCGACGACGGGCTGCTGGTCGACTACATCCCGCAGATCGCGACGACCCCCGAGTTGCAGCAGAAGCTCCTCGTGGACAACCCCCGTCGCCTCTATTGGGCAGACTGA
- a CDS encoding aldo/keto reductase: protein MRLPRIGLGCMNLSHAYGNPPSPEEGLALLRTALDEGVTHFDTATLYGGGRNEELVGRALRGRRDEVVLASKGGMAMVDGVKVIDGRPQTLHAQIDASLARLGVDHIDLYYLHRWDKTVPIGESVGALAEAVDAGKIGAIGLSEVSVARLREAQAVAPIAAVQNEYSLWSRNPELGMVEATRDSDVTLVAFSPVARGFLGGVVDNPDALAPKDIRRSMPRFQPENWPANAALLPAWRALAAEAGCTPAQLALVWLLSRGDHVVPIPGTTSIDHLRENIAAPGISVDAALLARAGELIDTGTVSGPRYAPGPAAEVDAETFDDAA from the coding sequence GTGAGACTTCCCCGCATCGGCCTCGGCTGCATGAACCTCAGTCACGCCTACGGCAACCCGCCGTCGCCGGAGGAGGGCCTCGCGCTCCTGCGCACCGCGCTGGACGAAGGGGTGACCCACTTCGACACGGCCACCCTGTACGGCGGGGGCCGCAACGAGGAGCTCGTCGGGCGCGCGCTGCGCGGACGACGCGACGAGGTCGTGCTCGCCAGCAAGGGCGGAATGGCGATGGTCGACGGGGTGAAGGTCATCGACGGACGGCCGCAGACCCTGCACGCGCAGATCGACGCGTCGCTCGCGCGGCTGGGCGTGGACCACATCGACCTGTACTACCTGCACCGCTGGGACAAGACCGTACCGATCGGCGAGAGCGTCGGTGCGCTCGCCGAGGCTGTGGATGCCGGGAAGATCGGTGCGATCGGTCTCTCCGAGGTCTCCGTGGCCCGCCTGCGCGAAGCCCAGGCCGTCGCTCCCATCGCGGCGGTGCAGAACGAGTACTCGCTCTGGAGTCGGAACCCAGAGCTCGGGATGGTGGAGGCCACGAGGGATTCCGATGTGACCCTCGTGGCGTTCTCTCCCGTCGCCCGAGGATTCCTCGGCGGCGTGGTCGACAACCCCGACGCGCTCGCGCCCAAGGACATCCGCCGATCCATGCCGCGCTTCCAGCCCGAGAACTGGCCGGCGAACGCCGCGCTGCTGCCGGCATGGCGCGCGCTCGCCGCGGAGGCAGGCTGCACGCCCGCACAACTCGCCCTCGTCTGGCTGCTCTCGCGCGGAGACCATGTCGTGCCGATCCCGGGGACGACGAGCATCGACCACCTGCGCGAGAACATCGCCGCTCCCGGGATCAGCGTGGACGCCGCGCTGCTCGCCCGGGCAGGCGAACTCATCGACACCGGCACCGTGTCCGGGCCGCGCTACGCGCCGGGGCCGGCGGCCGAGGTGGACGCCGAGACGTTCGACGACGCCGCATGA
- a CDS encoding LysR family transcriptional regulator, which yields MALADLNQLRTFVVLYELRSVTAAAERLHVTQPTVSYTLRRLREKFGDELFRREGNDMVPTAKATALFAPLHEALAQIDETVSDPDAFEPAGFSGELALGLTSIGEQTFLPPIMGALAREAANPHLQVARLDSDQVEDGLIRGSIDLAMTVSMIGSPRLWRTHVRAVEYVALSSGRHPLPATAPDMFSGRRFVRVSARGGHVFPLQVLTEHGLMGQVALTVEEYSTVPAVLEATDLVVLLPRHVAEVFRGWFGGLEIADLPWPAQSTPVSLYTRREASLSPAQRWFRSVVLDAVAVGEYRRRSA from the coding sequence ATGGCGCTGGCGGATCTGAATCAACTGCGGACGTTCGTCGTGCTCTACGAGTTGCGCAGCGTCACGGCCGCCGCCGAGCGACTGCACGTCACGCAGCCCACCGTGAGCTACACGCTCCGCCGGCTGAGGGAGAAGTTCGGCGACGAGCTGTTCCGCCGGGAGGGCAACGACATGGTCCCCACCGCGAAGGCGACCGCCCTGTTCGCCCCGCTGCACGAAGCGCTCGCGCAGATCGATGAGACGGTGAGCGATCCCGACGCCTTCGAACCGGCGGGATTCAGCGGTGAGCTCGCGCTCGGGCTCACCTCGATCGGAGAGCAGACGTTCCTCCCCCCGATCATGGGGGCGCTGGCACGCGAGGCGGCGAACCCGCATCTGCAGGTCGCGAGGCTCGACTCCGATCAGGTCGAGGACGGCCTCATCCGCGGGTCGATCGACCTCGCCATGACCGTGTCCATGATCGGCAGTCCGAGGCTCTGGCGCACACATGTGCGTGCCGTCGAGTACGTGGCGCTGTCGTCCGGCCGGCATCCGCTCCCCGCGACCGCACCGGACATGTTCTCCGGACGCCGGTTCGTCCGCGTCAGTGCGCGCGGCGGTCACGTGTTCCCGCTGCAGGTGCTCACGGAGCACGGCCTCATGGGGCAGGTGGCGTTGACGGTCGAGGAGTACTCGACCGTCCCCGCCGTGCTCGAGGCGACCGACCTCGTCGTGCTGCTGCCCCGCCACGTCGCCGAGGTGTTCCGCGGGTGGTTCGGCGGACTGGAGATCGCCGACCTGCCGTGGCCCGCGCAGTCGACGCCGGTGTCGTTGTACACCAGACGAGAGGCGAGCCTGTCGCCGGCGCAGCGATGGTTCCGCTCCGTCGTGCTCGACGCGGTCGCCGTCGGCGAGTACCGGCGACGGTCGGCCTAG
- the ligK gene encoding 4-carboxy-4-hydroxy-2-oxoadipate aldolase/oxaloacetate decarboxylase: protein MRLNNLGIVRTNIQRPDPDDVERLSKFGVATIHEAMGRVGLMRPYIRPAYHGAKLCGPAVTVLLQPGDNWMFHVAAEQVQEGDVIVAGCTTESEDGFFGELLATSLTARGCKGLVIDGGVRDVADLEKMDFPVFSRAINSKGTVKATLGSVNVPVVAANALVNPGDVVVADVDGVVVVPRELVGAVADASQKREDNEEAKREKFRDGVLGLDIYGMREPLAAAGLEYVED, encoded by the coding sequence ATGCGACTGAACAACCTCGGCATCGTCCGTACGAACATCCAGCGCCCTGACCCCGACGACGTCGAGCGGCTGTCGAAGTTCGGCGTCGCCACGATCCATGAGGCCATGGGCCGCGTCGGCCTCATGCGCCCCTACATCCGGCCCGCGTACCACGGCGCGAAGCTGTGCGGCCCTGCGGTCACAGTCCTCCTTCAGCCGGGGGACAACTGGATGTTCCATGTCGCCGCAGAGCAGGTGCAGGAGGGCGATGTGATCGTCGCCGGCTGCACCACCGAGAGCGAGGACGGCTTCTTCGGAGAACTGCTGGCGACCTCGCTCACCGCTCGCGGGTGCAAGGGCCTCGTGATCGACGGCGGCGTCCGCGACGTCGCCGACCTCGAGAAGATGGACTTCCCCGTGTTCTCCCGCGCGATCAACTCCAAGGGCACCGTGAAGGCGACGCTCGGTTCGGTCAACGTCCCCGTCGTCGCCGCCAACGCGCTCGTCAACCCGGGTGACGTCGTCGTGGCCGACGTCGACGGGGTCGTGGTCGTCCCGCGCGAGCTCGTCGGCGCCGTCGCGGATGCCAGCCAGAAGCGCGAGGACAACGAGGAGGCCAAGCGCGAGAAGTTCCGCGATGGCGTCCTCGGTCTCGACATCTACGGGATGCGCGAGCCGCTGGCCGCCGCCGGCCTCGAGTACGTGGAGGACTGA
- a CDS encoding protocatechuate 4,5-dioxygenase subunit alpha/beta codes for MALDKPYKDIPGTTIYDAEQARKGYHLNQFAMSLMKPENRERFLADQAAYLDDWPLNPVQRQAVLDMDLNTMIAEGGNIYFLSKIGATHGLSFQQMAGSMTGMSEAAYRDMMVGGGRRPEGNRLKDLDGWTPPAPGEKADTFRPNAPAKYTSAVFTSHVPAIGAAMDLGRTEEPYWKKVFDGYQWTRKWAKENTPDVVILVYNDHATAFDASIIPTFVLGTGAQYPVADEGYGPRPVPDVQGYPEFAAHLAQSIIQDDFDLTLVNEMVVDHGLTVPLSLVYGDVEQWPVKVIPLAVNVVQYPVPSGRRCYELGKALRRAIDKWDGEELNVQIWGTGGMSHQLQGPRAGLINKEWDNAFLDHLIADPLGLTEWPHMEYVDEAGSEGIELVDWLIARGAMDDQFGGEEPTTQHRFYHVPASNTAVGHLVISNPVGLTDTAAADAETGVPAAADAQAVVA; via the coding sequence GTGGCACTCGACAAGCCCTACAAGGACATTCCCGGCACGACGATCTACGACGCCGAGCAGGCGCGCAAGGGGTACCACCTCAACCAGTTCGCCATGTCGCTCATGAAGCCGGAGAACCGTGAGCGCTTCCTCGCCGACCAGGCGGCGTACCTCGACGACTGGCCGCTGAACCCCGTGCAGCGCCAGGCCGTGCTCGACATGGACCTGAACACCATGATCGCCGAGGGCGGCAACATCTACTTCCTCAGCAAGATCGGTGCCACCCACGGTCTGAGCTTCCAGCAGATGGCCGGGTCGATGACCGGCATGAGCGAGGCCGCGTACCGGGACATGATGGTCGGCGGAGGACGTCGCCCCGAGGGCAACCGCCTCAAGGACCTCGACGGCTGGACGCCGCCGGCGCCGGGCGAGAAGGCCGACACGTTCCGGCCGAACGCCCCGGCGAAGTACACCTCGGCGGTGTTCACCTCGCACGTGCCGGCGATCGGTGCGGCCATGGATCTCGGCAGGACCGAGGAGCCGTACTGGAAGAAGGTCTTCGACGGGTACCAGTGGACGAGGAAGTGGGCGAAGGAGAACACGCCCGACGTCGTCATCCTCGTCTACAACGACCACGCCACGGCCTTCGACGCCTCGATCATCCCGACGTTCGTCCTCGGCACCGGCGCGCAGTACCCTGTGGCGGACGAGGGCTACGGCCCCCGCCCGGTGCCGGATGTGCAGGGCTACCCGGAGTTCGCCGCGCACCTCGCGCAGTCGATCATCCAGGACGACTTCGACCTCACCCTCGTCAACGAGATGGTCGTGGACCACGGCCTCACCGTTCCGCTCTCGCTCGTCTACGGCGACGTGGAGCAGTGGCCGGTCAAGGTCATCCCGCTCGCGGTCAACGTCGTGCAGTACCCGGTGCCGTCCGGACGCCGCTGCTACGAGCTCGGCAAGGCGCTGCGCCGCGCGATCGACAAATGGGACGGCGAGGAGCTGAACGTGCAGATCTGGGGCACCGGCGGCATGAGCCACCAGCTGCAGGGGCCGCGTGCCGGACTCATCAACAAGGAGTGGGACAACGCCTTCCTCGACCACCTCATCGCCGACCCGCTCGGTCTCACCGAGTGGCCGCACATGGAGTACGTCGACGAGGCGGGCTCCGAGGGCATCGAGCTGGTGGACTGGCTGATCGCCCGCGGGGCGATGGACGACCAGTTCGGCGGAGAGGAGCCGACGACGCAGCACCGGTTCTATCACGTCCCCGCCTCCAACACCGCGGTGGGACATCTCGTCATCTCGAACCCGGTCGGCCTGACCGACACGGCCGCTGCGGACGCCGAGACGGGCGTCCCGGCTGCGGCAGACGCCCAGGCCGTCGTCGCCTGA
- a CDS encoding substrate-binding domain-containing protein, protein MKAISSMATRHLLSDLADAAVDAGLPAVDIESVGGVDAETRVSAGEPVDLVFLASGALKRLADAGQVNAATVAPVVLSQVAVAVPSGSGEPAARSDSFAYESAEGVRAALRAAERIGYSTGPSGTALVRMIDDWGMTEELGDRLVQARPGVPVAASLADGDVDLGFQQLSELVGQPGVRILGVMPADAAIDTVFSGAVAAASTDPQRAAEVLAFFASDAAAPLVRRHGFRIPD, encoded by the coding sequence ATGAAGGCCATCTCATCGATGGCCACGCGCCATCTGCTCTCCGACCTCGCCGATGCGGCCGTCGACGCCGGGCTGCCCGCCGTCGACATCGAGTCCGTCGGCGGTGTCGATGCCGAGACCCGCGTCTCGGCCGGTGAGCCCGTCGACCTGGTCTTCCTCGCGTCCGGAGCGCTGAAGCGCCTCGCGGACGCCGGGCAGGTGAACGCTGCGACGGTCGCCCCGGTCGTGCTGTCGCAGGTGGCTGTGGCCGTGCCGTCCGGTTCGGGGGAGCCGGCGGCGCGGTCCGATTCCTTCGCGTACGAGTCGGCGGAGGGCGTGCGCGCTGCGCTGCGAGCCGCCGAGAGGATCGGATACTCGACCGGTCCGAGCGGTACGGCTCTTGTGCGGATGATCGACGACTGGGGGATGACCGAGGAACTGGGCGATCGGCTCGTACAGGCGCGCCCAGGAGTACCGGTGGCGGCCTCTCTCGCCGACGGCGACGTCGATCTCGGCTTCCAGCAACTCAGCGAGCTCGTCGGCCAGCCCGGTGTGCGCATCCTCGGCGTCATGCCGGCGGATGCCGCGATCGACACCGTGTTCTCCGGCGCCGTGGCCGCGGCATCCACCGATCCGCAGCGCGCCGCCGAGGTCCTCGCGTTCTTCGCCTCGGACGCCGCGGCCCCGCTCGTACGTCGGCACGGGTTCCGCATCCCGGACTGA